A window from Miscanthus floridulus cultivar M001 unplaced genomic scaffold, ASM1932011v1 os_1153_2_3, whole genome shotgun sequence encodes these proteins:
- the LOC136533735 gene encoding kinesin-like protein KIN-7J isoform X1 — MGSNADMQAKHTRAGAMAGEERILVSVRLRPVNAREAERGNGSDWECAGPTTLMFRGNIPERAMFPASYTYDRVFNPECSTRQVYEEGAKQVALSVLSGINSSIFAYGQTSSGKTYTMVGITERSMSDIYDYIDKHPEREYVLKFSAMEIYNEAVRDLLSPDATQLRLLDDPEKGTVVEKLTEETLRDKGHLLELLAVCEAQRQIGETAMNETSSRSHQILRLTIESSAKQFMGRGNSSTLLACVNFVDLAGSERASQTQSAGVRLKEGSHINRSLLTLGKVIRQLSKGRNGHIPYRDSKLTRILQSSLGGNARTAIICTMSPAHCHIEQSRNTLLFANCAKNVVTDARVNVVMSDKVLVKHLQREIARLENELKFPGSASCSNHAEALREKDKMIKQLEEQLKELMEQKDTVQSQLDNFRRVASDGNFNDHATRHWDQWNKSSESLPRNVSEDALSSSDTYDAVYEEQDDPGSKALDASHVCNGHHHDPELPKTTTEPYQQTVDEQPMSSLHQPRNHISDNIEIYQQNREVSSEVSEEHCKEVQCIEKNELRRSQLFFPADGSHAGTNIDEEKHGENITDTSDIAIQLYTCDSDPSSDTEKTNTDESLALKRCVISSRDSVLTRSRSCRASFMVIPNSWFDGSVDMRMTPPGDIFKYAHRRPEKVRRSLYPENGHCQNDPTLDCPVISRIVASDTVIDKNTCNEEDEDAINNFSCITKVKEKSEECCTSQLEGNQQDDVTEEISDMKHAKDVDRDISVTTVDSPSRWTINFEEKQKEIIDLWHECNVSIVHRTYFFLLFKGDKADNIYLEVEHRRLSFIKSSFSAGCEPNATVTSSLRNLRHERDMLYKQMLRRLNLPERESLYSKWGIDLNSKQRRLQLSRRIWTQTDMEHVRESAALVTKLVEHLEKGQAIKEMFGLSFTLNPRGDRRTFSWVSAHS, encoded by the exons ATGGGCTCCAACGCTGACATG CAAGCAAAGCACACGCGGGCTGGAGCAATGGCTGGCGAGGAGCGCATCCTGGTGTCGGTGCGGCTGCGGCCGGTGAACGCGCGGGAGGCGGAGCGCGGCAACGGCTCCGACTGGGAGTGCGCCGGCCCGACCACGCTCATGTTCCGCGGCAACATCCCCGAGCGCGCCATGTTCCCCGCCTCCTACACCTACG ACAGGGTGTTCAACCCGGAGTGCAGCACCAGGCAGGTGTACGAGGAAGGGGCCAAGCAGGTGGCCCTATCGGTGCTCAGCGGCATCAACT CAAGCATATTTGCGTACGGTCAGACGAGCAGCGGGAAGACGTACACGATGGTCGGCATCACGGAGCGCAGCATGTCAGACATCTACGACTACATTGACAAG CATCCTGAGAGGGAGTACGTCCTGAAATTTTCAGCGATGGAGATATACAATGAAGCCGTGAGGGATCTCTTAAGCCCGGACGCAACACAGCTAAGGCTCCTTGATGATCCGGAG AAAGGAACTGTAGTAGAGAAACTCACGGAGGAAACTCTCAGGGACAAAGGCCATCTCTTGGAGCTCCTTGCAGTGTGTGAAG CTCAAAGACAGATCGGGGAAACTGCTATGAATGAAACAAGCTCCAGATCTCATCAGATACTCAGATTG ACGATCGAGAGCTCTGCAAAGCAGTTCATGGGACGAGGCAACTCGAGCACCCTTCTGGCTTGTGTG AATTTTGTTGATTTAGCTGGAAGTGAGCGCGCCTCTCAGACACAATCAGCTGGTGTGAGGCTTAAAGAAGGCAGCCACATTAACAGAAGCCTGCTTACATTGGGAAAGGTCATTCGCCAACTCAG CAAAGGAAGAAATGGGCATATCCCTTACAGAGATTCAAAGCTCACTCGTATATTGCAGTCATCTTTAGGCGGCAACGCGAGAACTGCTATTATTTGCACAATGAGCCCAGCGCACTGTCATATCGAGCAATCCAGGAACACGCTTTTGTTTGCAAACTGTGCTAAAAATGTAGTTACTGATGCAAGGGTCAACGTAGTGATGTCAGACAAGGTGTTAGTGAAACATCTTCAGAGAGAAATTGCAAGGCTAGAGAATGAGCTGAAGTTTCCTGGATCAGCCTCTTGCAGCAATCATGCTGAGGCTTTGAGAGAAAAAGATAAGATGATCAAACAG CTGGAAGAACAGTTGAAGGAATTGATGGAGCAAAAAGACACTGTTCAGTCTCAACTTGACAATTTTCGCCGAGTTGCAAGTGATGGAAATTTCAATGACCATGCAACAAGGCATTGG GATCAATGGAATAAGTCTTCAGAATCCCTTCCACGTAATGTGTCTGAAGACGCGCTTTCTTCTTCGGATACTTACGATGCTGTTTATGAAGAACAAGATGATCCAGGCTCAAAAGCATTAGATGCGTCACATGTCTGTAACGGTCATCATCATGACCCAGAGCTTCCCAAAACAACAACAGAACCATATCAACAAACAGTGGATGAACAGCCAATGTCTAGCTTGCATCAACCAAGAAACCATATTTCTGATAACATAGAGATATATCAACAAAATAGGGAGGTTTCATCAGAGGTTTCTGAGGAACATTGCAAGGAAGTCCAGTGCATCGAAAAGAATGAGCTTAGGAGAAGTCAATTATTCTTTCCTGCTGATGGATCTCATGCTGGCACAAACATCGATGAAGAAAAGCATGGTGAAAACATAACAGACACATCAGACATTGCCATCCAACTATACACATGTGATTCTGACCCATCTTCTGATACTGAGAAAACAAATACTGATGAATCTTTAGCCCTGAAGAGGTGTGTGATAAGCTCCAGGGACAGTGTACTAACTAGAAGCAGAAGTTGCAGAGCTAGCTTCATGGTCATTCCAAATAGTTGGTTTGATGGTTCAGTGGATATGAGAATGACACCCCCAGGTGACATTTTCAAATATGCTCACAGAAGGCCAGAGAAGGTTAGGAGGAGTCTATATCCTGAAAATGGTCATTGCCAAAATGATCCTACATTAGACTGCCCTGTGATCTCCAGAATAGTTGCATCTGACACGGTTATAGACAAGAACActtgcaatgaagaagatgaagacgcCATCAATAACTTCAGCTGCATCACGAAGGTGAAAGAGAAGTCAGAAGAGTGTTGTACATCCCAACTAGAGGGCAATCAG CAGGATGACGTTACTGAAGAAATTTCAGACATGAAACATGCCAAAGATGTTGACAGAGATATATCGGTGACAACTGTTGACTCTCCTTCACGATGGACTATTAACTTTGAGGAAAAACAGAAGGAAATCATTGATTTATGGCATGAATGCAATGTCTCTATAGTACACAGAACAtatttcttcctcctcttcaaggGGGACAAAGCAGACAATATTTACTTGGAAGTGGAACACAGGAGATTGTCCTTCATTAAAAGTTCTTTCAGTGCCGGGTGTGAACCTAATGCTACTGTTACATCAAG CTTGAGAAATCTTCGGCATGAAAGGGACATGCTCTACAAGCAAATGCTGAGGAGACTCAATCTTCCGGAAAGAGAGAGCCTTTACAGCAAATGGGGGATCGATCTGAATTCCAAACAGCGAAGACTGCAGCTATCGCGTCGCATCTGGACACAGACTGACATGGAACATGTGAGGGAAAGTGCCGCTCTTGTCACAAAACTAGTAGAACATCTGGAGAAGGGGCAGGCCATCAAGGAGATGTTTGGGTTGAGCTTCACACTAAACCCACGAGGTGACCGAAGAACTTTCAGCTGGGTTAGTGCTCACTCCTAA
- the LOC136533735 gene encoding kinesin-like protein KIN-7J isoform X3 encodes MAGEERILVSVRLRPVNAREAERGNGSDWECAGPTTLMFRGNIPERAMFPASYTYDRVFNPECSTRQVYEEGAKQVALSVLSGINSSIFAYGQTSSGKTYTMVGITERSMSDIYDYIDKHPEREYVLKFSAMEIYNEAVRDLLSPDATQLRLLDDPEKGTVVEKLTEETLRDKGHLLELLAVCEAQRQIGETAMNETSSRSHQILRLTIESSAKQFMGRGNSSTLLACVNFVDLAGSERASQTQSAGVRLKEGSHINRSLLTLGKVIRQLSKGRNGHIPYRDSKLTRILQSSLGGNARTAIICTMSPAHCHIEQSRNTLLFANCAKNVVTDARVNVVMSDKVLVKHLQREIARLENELKFPGSASCSNHAEALREKDKMIKQLEEQLKELMEQKDTVQSQLDNFRRVASDGNFNDHATRHWDQWNKSSESLPRNVSEDALSSSDTYDAVYEEQDDPGSKALDASHVCNGHHHDPELPKTTTEPYQQTVDEQPMSSLHQPRNHISDNIEIYQQNREVSSEVSEEHCKEVQCIEKNELRRSQLFFPADGSHAGTNIDEEKHGENITDTSDIAIQLYTCDSDPSSDTEKTNTDESLALKRCVISSRDSVLTRSRSCRASFMVIPNSWFDGSVDMRMTPPGDIFKYAHRRPEKVRRSLYPENGHCQNDPTLDCPVISRIVASDTVIDKNTCNEEDEDAINNFSCITKVKEKSEECCTSQLEGNQQDDVTEEISDMKHAKDVDRDISVTTVDSPSRWTINFEEKQKEIIDLWHECNVSIVHRTYFFLLFKGDKADNIYLEVEHRRLSFIKSSFSAGCEPNATVTSSLRNLRHERDMLYKQMLRRLNLPERESLYSKWGIDLNSKQRRLQLSRRIWTQTDMEHVRESAALVTKLVEHLEKGQAIKEMFGLSFTLNPRGDRRTFSWVSAHS; translated from the exons ATGGCTGGCGAGGAGCGCATCCTGGTGTCGGTGCGGCTGCGGCCGGTGAACGCGCGGGAGGCGGAGCGCGGCAACGGCTCCGACTGGGAGTGCGCCGGCCCGACCACGCTCATGTTCCGCGGCAACATCCCCGAGCGCGCCATGTTCCCCGCCTCCTACACCTACG ACAGGGTGTTCAACCCGGAGTGCAGCACCAGGCAGGTGTACGAGGAAGGGGCCAAGCAGGTGGCCCTATCGGTGCTCAGCGGCATCAACT CAAGCATATTTGCGTACGGTCAGACGAGCAGCGGGAAGACGTACACGATGGTCGGCATCACGGAGCGCAGCATGTCAGACATCTACGACTACATTGACAAG CATCCTGAGAGGGAGTACGTCCTGAAATTTTCAGCGATGGAGATATACAATGAAGCCGTGAGGGATCTCTTAAGCCCGGACGCAACACAGCTAAGGCTCCTTGATGATCCGGAG AAAGGAACTGTAGTAGAGAAACTCACGGAGGAAACTCTCAGGGACAAAGGCCATCTCTTGGAGCTCCTTGCAGTGTGTGAAG CTCAAAGACAGATCGGGGAAACTGCTATGAATGAAACAAGCTCCAGATCTCATCAGATACTCAGATTG ACGATCGAGAGCTCTGCAAAGCAGTTCATGGGACGAGGCAACTCGAGCACCCTTCTGGCTTGTGTG AATTTTGTTGATTTAGCTGGAAGTGAGCGCGCCTCTCAGACACAATCAGCTGGTGTGAGGCTTAAAGAAGGCAGCCACATTAACAGAAGCCTGCTTACATTGGGAAAGGTCATTCGCCAACTCAG CAAAGGAAGAAATGGGCATATCCCTTACAGAGATTCAAAGCTCACTCGTATATTGCAGTCATCTTTAGGCGGCAACGCGAGAACTGCTATTATTTGCACAATGAGCCCAGCGCACTGTCATATCGAGCAATCCAGGAACACGCTTTTGTTTGCAAACTGTGCTAAAAATGTAGTTACTGATGCAAGGGTCAACGTAGTGATGTCAGACAAGGTGTTAGTGAAACATCTTCAGAGAGAAATTGCAAGGCTAGAGAATGAGCTGAAGTTTCCTGGATCAGCCTCTTGCAGCAATCATGCTGAGGCTTTGAGAGAAAAAGATAAGATGATCAAACAG CTGGAAGAACAGTTGAAGGAATTGATGGAGCAAAAAGACACTGTTCAGTCTCAACTTGACAATTTTCGCCGAGTTGCAAGTGATGGAAATTTCAATGACCATGCAACAAGGCATTGG GATCAATGGAATAAGTCTTCAGAATCCCTTCCACGTAATGTGTCTGAAGACGCGCTTTCTTCTTCGGATACTTACGATGCTGTTTATGAAGAACAAGATGATCCAGGCTCAAAAGCATTAGATGCGTCACATGTCTGTAACGGTCATCATCATGACCCAGAGCTTCCCAAAACAACAACAGAACCATATCAACAAACAGTGGATGAACAGCCAATGTCTAGCTTGCATCAACCAAGAAACCATATTTCTGATAACATAGAGATATATCAACAAAATAGGGAGGTTTCATCAGAGGTTTCTGAGGAACATTGCAAGGAAGTCCAGTGCATCGAAAAGAATGAGCTTAGGAGAAGTCAATTATTCTTTCCTGCTGATGGATCTCATGCTGGCACAAACATCGATGAAGAAAAGCATGGTGAAAACATAACAGACACATCAGACATTGCCATCCAACTATACACATGTGATTCTGACCCATCTTCTGATACTGAGAAAACAAATACTGATGAATCTTTAGCCCTGAAGAGGTGTGTGATAAGCTCCAGGGACAGTGTACTAACTAGAAGCAGAAGTTGCAGAGCTAGCTTCATGGTCATTCCAAATAGTTGGTTTGATGGTTCAGTGGATATGAGAATGACACCCCCAGGTGACATTTTCAAATATGCTCACAGAAGGCCAGAGAAGGTTAGGAGGAGTCTATATCCTGAAAATGGTCATTGCCAAAATGATCCTACATTAGACTGCCCTGTGATCTCCAGAATAGTTGCATCTGACACGGTTATAGACAAGAACActtgcaatgaagaagatgaagacgcCATCAATAACTTCAGCTGCATCACGAAGGTGAAAGAGAAGTCAGAAGAGTGTTGTACATCCCAACTAGAGGGCAATCAG CAGGATGACGTTACTGAAGAAATTTCAGACATGAAACATGCCAAAGATGTTGACAGAGATATATCGGTGACAACTGTTGACTCTCCTTCACGATGGACTATTAACTTTGAGGAAAAACAGAAGGAAATCATTGATTTATGGCATGAATGCAATGTCTCTATAGTACACAGAACAtatttcttcctcctcttcaaggGGGACAAAGCAGACAATATTTACTTGGAAGTGGAACACAGGAGATTGTCCTTCATTAAAAGTTCTTTCAGTGCCGGGTGTGAACCTAATGCTACTGTTACATCAAG CTTGAGAAATCTTCGGCATGAAAGGGACATGCTCTACAAGCAAATGCTGAGGAGACTCAATCTTCCGGAAAGAGAGAGCCTTTACAGCAAATGGGGGATCGATCTGAATTCCAAACAGCGAAGACTGCAGCTATCGCGTCGCATCTGGACACAGACTGACATGGAACATGTGAGGGAAAGTGCCGCTCTTGTCACAAAACTAGTAGAACATCTGGAGAAGGGGCAGGCCATCAAGGAGATGTTTGGGTTGAGCTTCACACTAAACCCACGAGGTGACCGAAGAACTTTCAGCTGGGTTAGTGCTCACTCCTAA
- the LOC136533735 gene encoding kinesin-like protein KIN-7J isoform X2: MGSNADMQAKHTRAGAMAGEERILVSVRLRPVNAREAERGNGSDWECAGPTTLMFRGNIPERAMFPASYTYDRVFNPECSTRQVYEEGAKQVALSVLSGINSSIFAYGQTSSGKTYTMVGITERSMSDIYDYIDKHPEREYVLKFSAMEIYNEAVRDLLSPDATQLRLLDDPEKGTVVEKLTEETLRDKGHLLELLAVCEAQRQIGETAMNETSSRSHQILRLTIESSAKQFMGRGNSSTLLACVNFVDLAGSERASQTQSAGVRLKEGSHINRSLLTLGKVIRQLSKGRNGHIPYRDSKLTRILQSSLGGNARTAIICTMSPAHCHIEQSRNTLLFANCAKNVVTDARVNVVMSDKVLVKHLQREIARLENELKFPGSASCSNHAEALREKDKMIKQLEEQLKELMEQKDTVQSQLDNFRRVASDGNFNDHATRHWDQWNKSSESLPRNVSEDALSSSDTYDAVYEEQDDPGSKALDASHVCNGHHHDPELPKTTTEPYQQTVDEQPMSSLHQPRNHISDNIEIYQQNREVSSEVSEEHCKEVQCIEKNELRRSQLFFPADGSHAGTNIDEEKHGENITDTSDIAIQLYTCDSDPSSDTEKTNTDESLALKRCVISSRDSVLTRSRSCRASFMVIPNSWFDGSVDMRMTPPGDIFKYAHRRPEKVRRSLYPENGHCQNDPTLDCPVISRIVASDTVIDKNTCNEEDEDAINNFSCITKVKEKSEECCTSQLEGNQDDVTEEISDMKHAKDVDRDISVTTVDSPSRWTINFEEKQKEIIDLWHECNVSIVHRTYFFLLFKGDKADNIYLEVEHRRLSFIKSSFSAGCEPNATVTSSLRNLRHERDMLYKQMLRRLNLPERESLYSKWGIDLNSKQRRLQLSRRIWTQTDMEHVRESAALVTKLVEHLEKGQAIKEMFGLSFTLNPRGDRRTFSWVSAHS, from the exons ATGGGCTCCAACGCTGACATG CAAGCAAAGCACACGCGGGCTGGAGCAATGGCTGGCGAGGAGCGCATCCTGGTGTCGGTGCGGCTGCGGCCGGTGAACGCGCGGGAGGCGGAGCGCGGCAACGGCTCCGACTGGGAGTGCGCCGGCCCGACCACGCTCATGTTCCGCGGCAACATCCCCGAGCGCGCCATGTTCCCCGCCTCCTACACCTACG ACAGGGTGTTCAACCCGGAGTGCAGCACCAGGCAGGTGTACGAGGAAGGGGCCAAGCAGGTGGCCCTATCGGTGCTCAGCGGCATCAACT CAAGCATATTTGCGTACGGTCAGACGAGCAGCGGGAAGACGTACACGATGGTCGGCATCACGGAGCGCAGCATGTCAGACATCTACGACTACATTGACAAG CATCCTGAGAGGGAGTACGTCCTGAAATTTTCAGCGATGGAGATATACAATGAAGCCGTGAGGGATCTCTTAAGCCCGGACGCAACACAGCTAAGGCTCCTTGATGATCCGGAG AAAGGAACTGTAGTAGAGAAACTCACGGAGGAAACTCTCAGGGACAAAGGCCATCTCTTGGAGCTCCTTGCAGTGTGTGAAG CTCAAAGACAGATCGGGGAAACTGCTATGAATGAAACAAGCTCCAGATCTCATCAGATACTCAGATTG ACGATCGAGAGCTCTGCAAAGCAGTTCATGGGACGAGGCAACTCGAGCACCCTTCTGGCTTGTGTG AATTTTGTTGATTTAGCTGGAAGTGAGCGCGCCTCTCAGACACAATCAGCTGGTGTGAGGCTTAAAGAAGGCAGCCACATTAACAGAAGCCTGCTTACATTGGGAAAGGTCATTCGCCAACTCAG CAAAGGAAGAAATGGGCATATCCCTTACAGAGATTCAAAGCTCACTCGTATATTGCAGTCATCTTTAGGCGGCAACGCGAGAACTGCTATTATTTGCACAATGAGCCCAGCGCACTGTCATATCGAGCAATCCAGGAACACGCTTTTGTTTGCAAACTGTGCTAAAAATGTAGTTACTGATGCAAGGGTCAACGTAGTGATGTCAGACAAGGTGTTAGTGAAACATCTTCAGAGAGAAATTGCAAGGCTAGAGAATGAGCTGAAGTTTCCTGGATCAGCCTCTTGCAGCAATCATGCTGAGGCTTTGAGAGAAAAAGATAAGATGATCAAACAG CTGGAAGAACAGTTGAAGGAATTGATGGAGCAAAAAGACACTGTTCAGTCTCAACTTGACAATTTTCGCCGAGTTGCAAGTGATGGAAATTTCAATGACCATGCAACAAGGCATTGG GATCAATGGAATAAGTCTTCAGAATCCCTTCCACGTAATGTGTCTGAAGACGCGCTTTCTTCTTCGGATACTTACGATGCTGTTTATGAAGAACAAGATGATCCAGGCTCAAAAGCATTAGATGCGTCACATGTCTGTAACGGTCATCATCATGACCCAGAGCTTCCCAAAACAACAACAGAACCATATCAACAAACAGTGGATGAACAGCCAATGTCTAGCTTGCATCAACCAAGAAACCATATTTCTGATAACATAGAGATATATCAACAAAATAGGGAGGTTTCATCAGAGGTTTCTGAGGAACATTGCAAGGAAGTCCAGTGCATCGAAAAGAATGAGCTTAGGAGAAGTCAATTATTCTTTCCTGCTGATGGATCTCATGCTGGCACAAACATCGATGAAGAAAAGCATGGTGAAAACATAACAGACACATCAGACATTGCCATCCAACTATACACATGTGATTCTGACCCATCTTCTGATACTGAGAAAACAAATACTGATGAATCTTTAGCCCTGAAGAGGTGTGTGATAAGCTCCAGGGACAGTGTACTAACTAGAAGCAGAAGTTGCAGAGCTAGCTTCATGGTCATTCCAAATAGTTGGTTTGATGGTTCAGTGGATATGAGAATGACACCCCCAGGTGACATTTTCAAATATGCTCACAGAAGGCCAGAGAAGGTTAGGAGGAGTCTATATCCTGAAAATGGTCATTGCCAAAATGATCCTACATTAGACTGCCCTGTGATCTCCAGAATAGTTGCATCTGACACGGTTATAGACAAGAACActtgcaatgaagaagatgaagacgcCATCAATAACTTCAGCTGCATCACGAAGGTGAAAGAGAAGTCAGAAGAGTGTTGTACATCCCAACTAGAGGGCAATCAG GATGACGTTACTGAAGAAATTTCAGACATGAAACATGCCAAAGATGTTGACAGAGATATATCGGTGACAACTGTTGACTCTCCTTCACGATGGACTATTAACTTTGAGGAAAAACAGAAGGAAATCATTGATTTATGGCATGAATGCAATGTCTCTATAGTACACAGAACAtatttcttcctcctcttcaaggGGGACAAAGCAGACAATATTTACTTGGAAGTGGAACACAGGAGATTGTCCTTCATTAAAAGTTCTTTCAGTGCCGGGTGTGAACCTAATGCTACTGTTACATCAAG CTTGAGAAATCTTCGGCATGAAAGGGACATGCTCTACAAGCAAATGCTGAGGAGACTCAATCTTCCGGAAAGAGAGAGCCTTTACAGCAAATGGGGGATCGATCTGAATTCCAAACAGCGAAGACTGCAGCTATCGCGTCGCATCTGGACACAGACTGACATGGAACATGTGAGGGAAAGTGCCGCTCTTGTCACAAAACTAGTAGAACATCTGGAGAAGGGGCAGGCCATCAAGGAGATGTTTGGGTTGAGCTTCACACTAAACCCACGAGGTGACCGAAGAACTTTCAGCTGGGTTAGTGCTCACTCCTAA
- the LOC136533733 gene encoding B-box zinc finger protein 18-like, which produces MRTICDVCESAPAVLFCAADEAALCRPCDEKVHMCNKLASRHVRVGLADPNKLVRCDICENSPAFFYCEIDGTSLCLSCDMTVHVGGKRTHGRYLLLRQRVEFPGDKPGHMDDVPMEIKDPEYQKDQKKAPKEQMANHYNGDDPASDGNCDDQGNIDSKMIDLNMRPVRTHGQGSNSQTQGVDLSLNNHDSPGVVPTSNSERDASK; this is translated from the exons ATGCGGACGATCTGCGATGTGTGCGAGAGCGCACCGGCGGTGCTCTTCTGTGCGGCCGACGAGGCGGCGCTCTGCCGGCCCTGCGACGAAAAG GTACACATGTGTAACAAGCTTGCTAGTCGGCATGTGAGAGTTGGACTTGCAGACCCTAATAAACTTGTCCGTTGTGATATATGTGAAAATTCACCCG CTTTCTTCTACTGCGAGATAGATGGCACCTCACTTTGCCTGAGCTGTGATATGACTGTTCATGTTGGTGGCAAACGAACCCATGGAAGATACCTGCTCCTAAGGCAAAGGGTTGAA TTTCCAGGAGATAAACCAGGCCATATGGATGACGTGCCTATGGAAATCAAAGATCCTGAATACCAGAAAGACCAGAAGAAGGCGCCCAAGGAGCAAATGGCAAACCACTATAACGGCGATGATCCAGCCTCTGATGGCAATTGCGATGACCAGGGCAACATTGATTCGAAAATGATCGATCTTAATATGCGGCCAGTTCGTACTCATGGGCAAGGATCAAATTCCCAG ACTCAGGGGGTAGATCTTAGTTTGAACAACCATGACTCTCCAGGGGTGGTGCCAACAAGCAATTCCGAAAGAGACGCCAGCAAGTAA